A portion of the Bacillus thuringiensis genome contains these proteins:
- a CDS encoding TVP38/TMEM64 family protein: MAETIQNFLTEYYSIAIPLSILINIIISLLGVIPSIFLTAINIQLFGVTNGTIISIAGEALGAIISFYIYRMGLQKFTHDKVNKYPKVERLLYVEGREAFLLVLSFRLIPFIPSSIVTLFAALGKMSLLSFSIASTIGKIPALLIEVYSAYQVMNGTNEAKWIVTIAGCIGLYYLWKKWRKK; the protein is encoded by the coding sequence ATGGCTGAAACGATTCAAAATTTCTTAACAGAATACTATTCAATCGCAATTCCACTTAGTATCTTAATTAACATCATCATTAGTCTTTTAGGTGTTATTCCTAGCATCTTTTTAACCGCCATTAATATACAGCTCTTCGGTGTAACAAATGGCACAATCATCTCGATCGCAGGTGAGGCCTTAGGGGCTATTATCTCGTTTTATATTTACCGCATGGGCCTTCAAAAGTTCACTCACGATAAAGTAAATAAGTACCCAAAGGTAGAGCGTCTTCTTTATGTAGAAGGTAGAGAGGCCTTTCTACTCGTTCTATCGTTTCGATTGATACCTTTCATCCCATCCAGTATCGTGACTTTATTTGCAGCTCTAGGGAAAATGTCATTACTCTCCTTCAGTATTGCCAGTACAATAGGTAAAATACCGGCCTTATTGATTGAAGTATATTCGGCATACCAAGTCATGAACGGAACAAATGAAGCGAAGTGGATTGTGACAATCGCAGGTTGTATCGGATTATATTATTTGTGGAAAAAATGGAGAAAAAAATAA
- a CDS encoding RNase A-like domain-containing lipoprotein, whose translation MKRISSLFLSSLLALMLILSGCAGKEQKTEKQTGNQSTSVEKISDNILDEMEGPPKNGHTIERHVGKSEEDLKNRLKTDKVSAASTYYDKETATKAVKDSLKQHDKEIQDWLKNSKEARLVLNTTHSFPVGKTVIKKNMSVKDKLVKTVTVLARDKSGELGFKIITSYPSDK comes from the coding sequence ATGAAACGAATAAGCAGTCTTTTCTTGAGTAGTTTATTGGCACTAATGCTGATCTTAAGTGGATGTGCAGGAAAAGAACAAAAAACAGAGAAACAAACAGGGAATCAATCGACATCAGTAGAAAAAATTAGTGATAATATTTTAGATGAAATGGAAGGACCACCTAAAAATGGTCATACGATTGAAAGACATGTAGGCAAATCAGAAGAAGATTTGAAGAATCGCTTGAAGACAGATAAAGTATCAGCAGCAAGTACATACTATGACAAGGAAACAGCAACGAAAGCTGTAAAAGATAGTTTGAAGCAGCATGATAAGGAAATTCAAGACTGGTTAAAAAATTCTAAAGAGGCTCGTCTCGTATTAAATACAACACATTCATTCCCGGTTGGAAAAACGGTAATAAAGAAAAATATGAGTGTAAAAGACAAGTTGGTAAAAACTGTTACTGTTTTAGCGAGAGATAAGTCAGGAGAATTAGGGTTTAAGATTATTACTTCTTATCCATCTGATAAATAA
- a CDS encoding VanW family protein encodes MKLSKILIGSAIAGGILLCVGGVGGYQYVSKLNNQLNTTALPNTTFEGISLDGKNKNDIQAIINQKVTELDQKSLTYIFQNDKQTYTWKDLGINYKEKDIIDKIFKEQEGNVMNRYKMRKQAENGELKRDYKLTPQLNATAYETFIKDKYNETLKNPVNAELSIEGPTVNISQSQNGEKIDKGKLNGLTNEAITTGKSDVTLPVTFIKPERSTEDIQKMGIKEVIAEYSTPMAGRNGNQSFNVNKSANTLSGVIVAPDETFSFNGRVGVTDAAHGYKSAAVYSQGKVIQSAGGGVCQVSSTLYSAALRADLGIVSRSNHSMPVNYLPLGQDAAVADYGPDFKFKNNTGNHIYIQAFSNGGSITTRIFGTNTGKNVEVSSQVISRSSDKITAVTYKKVTQNGEVISNGQISKSVYKSAPKE; translated from the coding sequence ATGAAGCTAAGTAAAATACTGATCGGTTCTGCAATTGCTGGGGGCATATTACTTTGTGTAGGCGGTGTTGGGGGATATCAATATGTATCCAAATTAAATAATCAATTAAATACTACTGCATTACCAAATACTACATTTGAAGGTATTTCTCTCGATGGAAAAAATAAGAACGATATTCAAGCAATTATTAATCAAAAGGTAACTGAATTAGATCAAAAATCCCTTACCTACATATTCCAAAACGATAAACAAACTTACACATGGAAAGATTTAGGGATAAATTATAAAGAGAAAGATATTATTGACAAAATCTTTAAAGAACAAGAAGGAAACGTAATGAATCGTTACAAAATGCGGAAGCAAGCTGAAAACGGTGAATTAAAACGTGACTATAAATTAACACCACAATTAAATGCAACAGCTTATGAAACCTTTATAAAAGATAAATATAATGAAACATTAAAAAATCCTGTTAATGCGGAATTAAGTATTGAAGGCCCAACAGTAAATATTAGTCAAAGTCAAAACGGAGAAAAAATTGATAAAGGGAAGCTAAACGGTTTAACAAACGAAGCGATTACTACTGGTAAATCAGATGTTACATTGCCAGTTACATTCATAAAACCCGAACGTTCTACAGAAGACATACAGAAAATGGGTATTAAAGAAGTCATCGCTGAATATTCTACTCCAATGGCTGGCCGTAACGGAAATCAATCATTTAACGTAAATAAGTCAGCTAATACTTTAAGTGGGGTTATTGTCGCACCTGATGAAACATTTAGTTTTAACGGCCGCGTTGGCGTAACTGATGCTGCACATGGTTACAAATCTGCAGCAGTATATTCACAAGGTAAAGTAATACAAAGTGCAGGCGGAGGAGTTTGCCAAGTCAGTAGTACATTATACAGCGCAGCTTTAAGGGCAGATTTAGGTATTGTTTCTCGAAGTAATCATTCTATGCCGGTAAATTATTTACCACTTGGGCAAGATGCAGCAGTAGCAGATTATGGTCCAGATTTTAAATTTAAAAATAATACGGGCAATCATATTTATATTCAAGCATTTTCAAATGGGGGTAGTATTACTACACGCATTTTCGGTACAAATACTGGTAAAAATGTTGAAGTCTCTTCTCAAGTAATTAGTAGAAGTAGTGATAAAATAACAGCAGTTACGTATAAAAAAGTAACACAAAACGGGGAAGTAATATCAAATGGACAAATTTCAAAAAGCGTATATAAAAGCGCTCCAAAAGAATAG
- a CDS encoding LCP family protein — protein sequence MMKSDTNNNTRAKKGRSKKKRLLWFLLIPLLIVALGAGGYSFHIYSKAKSVLNNAYAELGRGDKSSKREKAVKPMTDNISVLIMGVDESDIREKGYGKATRTDALLLATINKNDKSVKLVSIPRDSRVYIKSRDKYDKITHAHVFGGVDSTIDTVENFLDVPVDYYVKFNFKSFIKIVDSLGGITVDVPVEFTEQNSKDEADAIHLKKGRQHLNGEEALALARTRHIDSDYMRGQRQQLVLEAIAEKALSLNSINKIGGLLDAVDKDLKTNLTFDDMMTITKNSMDSNLKMEKMQVEGTDKYIGGIYYYVPNEKSVDTISTTLQKHLGVTNKNEHKKL from the coding sequence TTCCATTACTAATTGTAGCACTTGGAGCAGGAGGCTACTCCTTCCATATATACAGTAAAGCAAAGTCCGTCTTAAATAATGCTTATGCTGAACTAGGTCGAGGAGATAAGTCCAGTAAACGTGAAAAAGCTGTTAAACCTATGACCGACAACATTTCCGTACTAATTATGGGTGTTGATGAAAGTGATATTAGGGAAAAAGGCTACGGAAAAGCAACTCGAACAGATGCGTTATTACTTGCAACAATTAATAAAAACGATAAATCCGTTAAACTTGTAAGCATTCCACGTGACTCACGCGTCTACATTAAGTCACGTGATAAATACGATAAAATCACACATGCTCACGTATTCGGTGGTGTAGACAGCACAATTGATACGGTAGAGAACTTTTTAGATGTTCCAGTTGATTACTATGTAAAATTCAACTTTAAATCCTTTATCAAAATTGTTGATTCTCTTGGTGGTATTACTGTGGACGTTCCAGTTGAGTTCACAGAGCAAAATAGTAAAGATGAAGCAGATGCAATTCATCTTAAAAAAGGACGTCAACATTTAAATGGAGAAGAGGCATTGGCGCTAGCTAGAACTCGTCATATCGATAGTGATTATATGCGTGGCCAACGACAACAGCTTGTATTAGAGGCCATTGCTGAAAAGGCACTATCTCTTAATTCCATTAATAAAATCGGTGGCCTACTAGACGCTGTCGATAAAGATTTAAAAACCAATTTAACGTTTGATGATATGATGACAATTACAAAAAATTCAATGGATTCAAATTTAAAAATGGAAAAAATGCAAGTAGAAGGTACAGATAAATATATAGGTGGTATTTATTATTACGTTCCAAATGAAAAAAGCGTCGATACTATTTCAACTACCCTTCAAAAACATCTCGGTGTTACGAATAAAAATGAACATAAAAAATTATAA